The Thermoanaerobaculia bacterium genome contains a region encoding:
- a CDS encoding type II toxin-antitoxin system HicA family toxin, with translation MNARHRKTLAAIFARPTLASIPFVDIEALFIALGGSVEERAGSPVKVELAGETWRCHRPHPGKEAERYQVEEARELLERAGVHP, from the coding sequence GTGAACGCGAGGCATCGGAAGACGCTCGCGGCAATCTTCGCGCGGCCGACGTTGGCTTCGATTCCCTTCGTGGACATCGAGGCGTTGTTCATTGCTCTGGGTGGGTCCGTCGAAGAGCGCGCGGGATCGCCGGTGAAAGTCGAGCTTGCTGGAGAGACATGGCGCTGCCACCGGCCGCACCCGGGCAAGGAAGCGGAGCGCTATCAGGTCGAGGAGGCGCGGGAGTTGCTGGAGAGAGCGGGGGTGCATCCATGA
- a CDS encoding type II toxin-antitoxin system HicB family antitoxin, translated as MNTMTHKGYLARVELDDRDNIFVGRILGVRSIISFHGETVAKLRSEFRKAVEDYLAECAEAGIKPEKPASGKLLLRVPPEVHGRALVVAQAAGKSLNQWATEVLQRAVKAGG; from the coding sequence ATGAACACGATGACGCACAAGGGTTACCTGGCGCGGGTCGAACTTGACGACCGGGACAACATCTTCGTCGGGCGCATCCTCGGCGTGCGCAGCATCATCAGTTTCCACGGTGAGACCGTCGCCAAGCTGCGCTCCGAGTTCAGGAAGGCCGTCGAGGACTATCTGGCCGAGTGCGCGGAGGCGGGGATCAAGCCGGAGAAGCCGGCTTCGGGGAAGCTCCTGCTGCGGGTGCCGCCCGAAGTCCACGGGCGGGCTCTCGTCGTCGCCCAGGCGGCGGGGAAGAGCCTGAACCAGTGGGCGACCGAGGTCCTGCAGCGCGCTGTGAAGGCCGGCGGCTGA